CTTCAGCAAACCTGCCATTTCGGCATCAGCAAACAGCGTAATGCTCTTATAGAAGAGGTTGCCTGCCTCGATGTTTGGGAAGATAAGCGCATCTGCCTCACCACCGATAGGAGAATCAATCTTCTTGATAGCCAATGCCTCGGCGCAGCAAGATGTCTTCAAATCCAATGGACCATCAACAATGCAGTCGCCGAACACTCCCTCCTTTGCCATTTCTTTCAGTTGCAAATAGCCTTCCGTGTATGGGAAATGCTTTGCATCCACCTTCTCAGAACAGTGAATGAGCGATACCTTTGGCTTTTCAACGTGGAATGCGTGGCAGAAATCCACTACATAACGAATCTGCGCCTGACGCTGCTCTTCCGTTGGATAAGGAATAACGGCAGCATCGGTAAAGAAAATCAACTTTGGATAGCTCGGGATTTTTGCTGCTGCAACGTGTGTCAGCACACTTCCTTTAGGTAAAATTCCCGTTTCCTTATTGAGTACTGCACGAAGAAGGACGTCGGTATTTACGAATCCTTTCATCAAAACGTCTGCGCCACCGTCTCGCACAAGTGCTACTGCTTTTACTGAAGCGTCGGTAGGGTCATCTGCAAGAATTGTCTGGAATCTGTCTCCATATAATTCCTGACTCTGTTTTGAACAAATGAATATCGGTTCAATGAAACCTGCCTGAATGGCCATTTCTACTGCTTCTCTCGTATGGCCGTCTTCAGGCCATACCACTGCGACACGTTTTTGTATTTTCCGTTCAACCAAATGTTCTACAAGCTGGTTGAAATCTTTAATAGGCTCTGTTGGTTTAATCATAGATATTAATAGATTAAATGGATTCGTTTCGTTCTTGTTCGGAAGCAAAATTACAAAATAGTTTTTTAAATAGCAAAAAAATCAGCAATTTTCTATCAACGTTTTTTGCTTTTTTTTACTAAACGGCTTGCTATAAAATTCTTGTCATCAACCGAGAAACAGATACAAATATAGCTGCCGTGAGCTATGAATATCTTGTTTATAAAAATACATTTTACAAATAACCGATAAATGGAAAACAATCTTCGCACGATTGCAGTGCATTTTTGCGAAGATTGCACTGTATTCTTCGCACGATTGGAATCGAACGTTTTATCGATTAATTTTCAGACACTTACAAATCATCCATCAATAGAGATTCTGCATTGTTTTAGATTGCTGATTAATAAAAAACAAAAAGAGCGCATCATATTGATGCGCTCTTTATATTTTGATGATAATATCGTTAAGCTACCTTCTCGAGTCTCTTCATCATTGAGAACATAAAGAGTGCAGAGATGAGGCAGAGAACGATGAATACTGCCCATACAAGCCAGAGTGGCAATGAACCCCAAAGGTATCCACCTACCATTACGAGCAAGTTACCGATAGCAGTTGCCACGAACCAGCCACCCATCATCATCCCCTTGTACTTTGGAGGAGCTACCTTTGACACGAATGAAATACCCATTGGGCTAAGCAACAACTCACCGAAAGTGAGCACAAGATAAGTGCAGATCAACCAGTTTGGAGATACAAATGTACCTGCATCGCCTGCTATCTTCTGTGCATCAGGTGTGTTCAGTCCCAATGAGCCAACGAGCATTACACAGAAACCTGCTGCCGCAATCAACATACCGTAAGCAATCTTACGAGGTGCTGATGGTTCCTTGCCTTTATTTGCCAAACTTCCGAATATGGCCATACTTACCGGTGTCAATGCAACTACGTAGAATGGGTTGAACTGCTGGAAGATAGGTGCGCTGACATCAACAACGCCTTCCAATGAACTGTACTTCCAGATGAGAACGCCAACGGCTGCTGCAATGACAACGGCTGAAATACCCTTCGCCTTACTTGTCTTGCTCTGGAATAATGAGAACAGGGCATAAACAATGATGATAATCATAAAGAGGTTGATTACATCAAAAGGCATACTCTGAAGACCTTCGGCTTTCCTCTCTGTAAATTCAGCTGCGAAATATGTCAAACTCAAACCATTCTGATGGAATGCCATCCAGAAGAAGATTACTACTGCAAATACCAAGCAAAGTGCAACGATTCGGGCTTTAGTGTCGGCTGGCGAAAGTTCCTCTGCTGTATCTGCAACTGCCTTTGCACGCTCTCCACCTTCTACGTGCTTGAAGGTAGAACGGAAAGCGAAGTAGATCATCATTGAAAGAATCAATGACAAGCAAGCTACTGCAAAAGAGAAATGGTAGGCATCGTTTCCGGAATATCCAAGAGTGTGTTCAGCATAATCTTTAATCCTTACGGCTGCCGTCGGTGCGAACAAGGCACCAATGTTGATAGCCATATAGAAAATAGAGAAAGCTGAATCGCGCTTGCCTTGAAGCTCAGGACTGTCGTAAAGGTTACCTACCATAACCTGAAGATTACCCTTGAAGAGACCTGTACCAAAACTAATGAATACAAGTGCCGAAAGCATACAAACGAATGCGAGAGTGCCGCTGCCCAATGGTATGGACAGGAAGAGATAACCGAGGAACATCACGGCAATACCGATAGTTACCATCTTGCCGAAGCCAAACTTATCGGCCATAATACCGCCAATGAATGGCAGGAAATAAACTAAACCGAGGAAACTACTGTAAATCAATCCAGCTGTTCCCGGTTCGAGTCCGAAATTAGCTCTAAGGAATAGAGCAAATACTGCGATCATGGTATAATAGCCAAATCGCTCTCCAGTGTTGGCCAAAGCCAACGCATAAAGTCCTTTAGGTTGGTTTTCAAACATAATTTAAAAATTTTAGGTTTTACTTGTTTTTATATTCTTGTATTTTTTATCTTTTTGTTTTTATTAAATCAAACAGGTATGACACTTTTATCGTAATGGTGCTGTTATTGGATTTTCCGAAATAATCTTTCTTGCTACTGCCGTAGATATTTCCCAAGCCATAATAGTAGCGGGCTTCTAAAAGATAGTGCCCCAGTTTCCTGTTGCTCCATTCAACACCAATTCCGGCAGCGATTCCATAGTCGAATTTATTTTCAGCCTCCATACTTTCCTGTGCAATGATCGTATTGCTCCTGCCAGTACCATCTTTTGCAAGATTAGGTGTGTCATAGTTTTTTGATGTAGACTCACTTAAAAGAAATCCTATCTGTGGTCCTGCTTGCGCAAAGAAGTTCCACCCGGATTGTTCCCTTCCCCAAGTCAAATGTGCAAAAACAGGAATCTGCACATAGTTTAATGTACGTGAATATTCCTCTGTCAGACCATTGGAATTGACAACCCTCTGATCATTGCCCGTTAGGATATCCTGTTTCCATCCCATTGAGTTGTAGTTTATCTCGCCATATACGGAGCAGATTGTGTTGAAATACTTCTCGCATACATATCTGAAACTCACACCTCCTGTAATACCTCCGTGCATTCCTTGCGAAACCTTAGGGTCGAAACCGACGGATGACAGTGAATAGCCGAGATTCGCACCAACCGACAGGTCGTTACGATGGTCGCCCACTTGTGCAAAAGCAGCAATCGGGAGAATCATCAACAAAGAAAATAATATCTTTCTATACATATTATCTATTCACGTATTTATCATCCGTCTGACGGAAACATTTTTATATATGCTCTATTGCAAAAAATAATGAGTTCTTGTGCAAAAGATTTAATACACTAAATTCTCCATTGTCTGATCGGCTTTGAAATGGACGAGTTGGAAATGATTATTAATTCTCATACCTTGACCTATCTGTTCAAAGTTGAATCTTGCTTGCAAAGGACTGTATTTGATTTCGGAAGATGTGCCCTTGAATGCTTTACCCTTTCCTTTCAAACCACGAATGAAGAATTGTGCCTGATCGTAACCTGTGATAGCAAATCGAGGAATATAGGTTTTGCTCATAGCTTCTCCGTATGTGTCAAGGTAAAGTTTCTCCAACTTCTCTGTTTTGTCTGCTACCTTATTATAATAATAGGTTGAAGGAATGTAAACTCCATACTTAAAATAATTCGCAAGGTTGTAGTCCTGATACATAAACCATTGGTTATAGCCATAAACAGAAATGGCAATGCCGGGATTTGTTTGCTTCAATGAATCCAGTTTTGCAAAAACCTTATTCAGTTGGGGACTCTTTTCAGAATTGACAACAACAACGTTTGGCTGCTTGGAACTGAAATGTTTTACAAAATCAGCTTGCGAAGAGTTCAAACTGGTCAAATCATATCTGATGTTTGACAGCTCCAATTGCTTTCTCAACCCACTTGTAAACGCACCAACTTGACTTTCCGGGTCGTTGCAATTGATGAAAACAGGATGATGCGTCTTTTGGAAACGCTCGAAAAAACTGGCTATTGCCTTCTGATTCAATCGGTTTTCATCTTGATAAACTTGGTAAACATTTGGATTTGCAATCACATCCTTAGCATCAATAGAGAATGGAATAACCATCTTAATACCGTTCTTTTGGCAGAAATCAGCCAAAGGCTTTACCTGATTGGAATACAGGGGGCCAAAGATAATATCAAGTTTTGAAGCATTCTCTTCCAATAAAGTGGTACGAATGTCAGCCTCCTTCGGAACATTCCAGGCGTGTACATCAGTCGTGATACCTTCTGTCTTTAATTGATTCAATGCGAGCAAAATACCACGATAGTATTCCACCATCCGTTTTCCGTCGCCATCAAGGTTATGCAATGGAAGCATTACTCCCACCCTGATAGCACTTGAAACCGGAGTGCTTGAAACAGGCTTTGCAGCATTTCCATTTACCGAGGCTGTTGTGGGTTTTGAAGTTGCAGGCTTTGATTCCGACTTTTTGTCCCCTTCCTTGGCATAAGGAACAAATATCCATTCTCCTTTTTTCAATTCGTAGCCTTCACGTTTCATTTCAGGGTTTGCATCAAGTAAGTCCTGAATGCTGACACCATAGTCCTTGGCAATACCAAAGATAGTTTCCTTTTTCTTCACCTTATGGATATCTCTCCATATCGTGGTCTGTGCAGAGACGTGAACGGTGAATGTTAAAACAAATATTAAAACTAAATATTTAAAATAATGTTTCATAATTTTCGTTCTGAGTTTAACACCTTGCAAAGATAACAAAAACTATCCACTATTTGCTTTTTGTCAATAGTTTTTTTGTATTTTTGCAAAAATAAGAGATTTATGAAATCAATTTTTATAAAAATATCATTGTATATCGTAGCGATATTCTTTGGAACAGAAGGATTCGCACAATCGTGCAACCCTTATGGAACCTATATAAATAGCGAGGGTGTTACTGATACGCTCAATTCTTCACTGGGTTTTTCAGGTTCTGCTCCATTAACTGTGAACTTTGTTGCCAATCCCGTTTCACATTATGACCCAAACACGCATTTTGAATGGCATATATTCGAACAGAAGAACCGCCATCAGGCGTTTCTGGTAAGATATGAAGAGAACACGGAATATACTTTTACGCAGGCAGGTTCGTTCAGAGTTTGCCTCTATGAAATATTGGATGGAGACACCGTCAGTATTTATGATGCAATCACAGTTTCCATCAGCGAAAGTGAACTTGTAATGCCCAATGCCTTTTCTCCCAACGGCGATGGAATCAATGATATTTACAAAGCCAAGAATGGACACAAGAGTATCATAGAATTCCGAGCCATCATATTTAACAGATGGGGACAGAAGATTTACGAATGGACTGACCCAAATGAAGGATGGGACGGTACATATAGGGGCAAGAAAGTAGCAGACGGTGTGTATTTCGTGAATGTAAAAGCTAAAGGTGCTGACGGAAGAGAGTTCCACATTAAACGCGACGTGAACCTTTTAAGAGGTTTCACTGAATCTTCAATTCAAACACCATAAACGTTTGTTTATCAAACTATAAAGAACTGAAATGAACAATAAGATAGAAGTGTTGGGAGCACGGGTACACAACCTCAAGAACGTTGATGTTACAATGCCGCGAAACTCCCTGATTGTTTTCACAGGATTGTCTGGCTCTGGTAAGAGTTCGTTGGCTTTCGACACTATTTTTGCCGAAGGCCAACGGAGATATATTGAAACTTTCTCTGCCTATGCAAGAAACTTCCTTGGAGGAATGGAAAGACCCGACGTGGATAAGATTACAGGACTCTCTCCCGTCATTTCCATTGAACAGAAAACCACAAACAAGAATCCCCGCTCTACCGTCGGCACTACGACGGAGATATACGATTATCTCCGTTTGTTGTACGCACGAGCAGGCGTTGCCTATTCCTATATGAGTGGTGAAGAAATGGTAAAATATACCGAGGAGCGAGTTGTTGAGATGATTCTCAACGACTATGCCTGCAAAAGCATATACATTCTTGCACCTCTCATCAGAAACAGAAAGGGACATTACCGTGAACTTTTCGAGCAAATGCGAAGAAAGGGTTATCTGTATATCCGTGTTGATGGCGAGATTCTTGAGATTACCCGTGGAATGAAGGTGGACCGTTACAAGAATCACAACATCGAAGTAGTCATTGACAAAATGAAGCTCGGTGCATCAGACGATGATTCTTTCAAGGAACGACTTGCAAAGACCGTTTCCATCGCTATGCGGCAAGGCGATTCCCTTATAATGATAATGGATAAGGAATCGGGAGAAGCCAAATACTTTTCCAAACGTCTGATGGATCCCGTTACCGGCATTGCCTACAAAGACCCGGCTCCGAATATCTTTTCATTCAATTCGCCAGAAGGTGCGTGCCCACATTGCAAAGGTTTGGGTAAGATAAACGAAATAGACCTTGGCAAAGTGATTCCCGACACTTCGCAGAACATTCACGAAGGAGCCATAATCCCTCTTGGAAAATACAAAAACCAAATGATATTTTGGCAAATCAGTGCTATTCTTGAGAAGAGCGACTGCACACTTAAAACGCCCGTTAAGGAGATTCCAAAGGAGACTTTGGACGAAATTCTTTACGGATCGCTCGAAAAAGTAAAGATATCAAAGGAACTTGTACATACTAACTCCGATTATTTCGTTGCTTTTGATGGAGTTATCAAGTATTTGCGCACAGTAATGGAA
The Prevotella sp. HUN102 genome window above contains:
- a CDS encoding phosphate acyltransferase — its product is MIKPTEPIKDFNQLVEHLVERKIQKRVAVVWPEDGHTREAVEMAIQAGFIEPIFICSKQSQELYGDRFQTILADDPTDASVKAVALVRDGGADVLMKGFVNTDVLLRAVLNKETGILPKGSVLTHVAAAKIPSYPKLIFFTDAAVIPYPTEEQRQAQIRYVVDFCHAFHVEKPKVSLIHCSEKVDAKHFPYTEGYLQLKEMAKEGVFGDCIVDGPLDLKTSCCAEALAIKKIDSPIGGEADALIFPNIEAGNLFYKSITLFADAEMAGLLKGPMVPVVLPSRGDSNKSKFYSLALATMITIDS
- a CDS encoding peptide MFS transporter produces the protein MFENQPKGLYALALANTGERFGYYTMIAVFALFLRANFGLEPGTAGLIYSSFLGLVYFLPFIGGIMADKFGFGKMVTIGIAVMFLGYLFLSIPLGSGTLAFVCMLSALVFISFGTGLFKGNLQVMVGNLYDSPELQGKRDSAFSIFYMAINIGALFAPTAAVRIKDYAEHTLGYSGNDAYHFSFAVACLSLILSMMIYFAFRSTFKHVEGGERAKAVADTAEELSPADTKARIVALCLVFAVVIFFWMAFHQNGLSLTYFAAEFTERKAEGLQSMPFDVINLFMIIIIVYALFSLFQSKTSKAKGISAVVIAAAVGVLIWKYSSLEGVVDVSAPIFQQFNPFYVVALTPVSMAIFGSLANKGKEPSAPRKIAYGMLIAAAGFCVMLVGSLGLNTPDAQKIAGDAGTFVSPNWLICTYLVLTFGELLLSPMGISFVSKVAPPKYKGMMMGGWFVATAIGNLLVMVGGYLWGSLPLWLVWAVFIVLCLISALFMFSMMKRLEKVA
- a CDS encoding porin family protein, translating into MYRKILFSLLMILPIAAFAQVGDHRNDLSVGANLGYSLSSVGFDPKVSQGMHGGITGGVSFRYVCEKYFNTICSVYGEINYNSMGWKQDILTGNDQRVVNSNGLTEEYSRTLNYVQIPVFAHLTWGREQSGWNFFAQAGPQIGFLLSESTSKNYDTPNLAKDGTGRSNTIIAQESMEAENKFDYGIAAGIGVEWSNRKLGHYLLEARYYYGLGNIYGSSKKDYFGKSNNSTITIKVSYLFDLIKTKR
- a CDS encoding LysM peptidoglycan-binding domain-containing protein, whose translation is MKHYFKYLVLIFVLTFTVHVSAQTTIWRDIHKVKKKETIFGIAKDYGVSIQDLLDANPEMKREGYELKKGEWIFVPYAKEGDKKSESKPATSKPTTASVNGNAAKPVSSTPVSSAIRVGVMLPLHNLDGDGKRMVEYYRGILLALNQLKTEGITTDVHAWNVPKEADIRTTLLEENASKLDIIFGPLYSNQVKPLADFCQKNGIKMVIPFSIDAKDVIANPNVYQVYQDENRLNQKAIASFFERFQKTHHPVFINCNDPESQVGAFTSGLRKQLELSNIRYDLTSLNSSQADFVKHFSSKQPNVVVVNSEKSPQLNKVFAKLDSLKQTNPGIAISVYGYNQWFMYQDYNLANYFKYGVYIPSTYYYNKVADKTEKLEKLYLDTYGEAMSKTYIPRFAITGYDQAQFFIRGLKGKGKAFKGTSSEIKYSPLQARFNFEQIGQGMRINNHFQLVHFKADQTMENLVY
- a CDS encoding gliding motility-associated C-terminal domain-containing protein, giving the protein MKSIFIKISLYIVAIFFGTEGFAQSCNPYGTYINSEGVTDTLNSSLGFSGSAPLTVNFVANPVSHYDPNTHFEWHIFEQKNRHQAFLVRYEENTEYTFTQAGSFRVCLYEILDGDTVSIYDAITVSISESELVMPNAFSPNGDGINDIYKAKNGHKSIIEFRAIIFNRWGQKIYEWTDPNEGWDGTYRGKKVADGVYFVNVKAKGADGREFHIKRDVNLLRGFTESSIQTP